In a genomic window of Pangasianodon hypophthalmus isolate fPanHyp1 chromosome 1, fPanHyp1.pri, whole genome shotgun sequence:
- the ptchd3a gene encoding patched domain-containing protein 3, with translation MPRCRTDCIEKPFSRLFEKLGHVVGSSLEWFIIIPLLMSIGFGGGLFFLAELEDNDIETQFTPIDGLSKTARLFVMENFPNNDSMFSSQRLYTEGKYAVMILSTENGGNILTKSPFEEVIRINKKVTSLSVKVGQRQVGFKDLCTTMDGKCVSNAIVDISENNADKIGQINITFPVHTFRNKPIFLGSELGGVKTSGNRIQNAQAIRLFYFLKNVPSSNEWLKEFHQVLYAEANSKKIKISHFTSLSRQEEVQKHTTDGLPFFSITYVLAIAFSVISCMRLDNVRNRLWVAFVGVISAGLAVISSFGLLLYAGVPFVITVANSPFLILGIGVDDMFIMLAKWQQTNVRDSVEKRMADTYKEAAMSITITTLTNVLGFYIGLMSDFASVQIFCLYTSTAIIFCFLYNITFFGGFLALNGRREAGNRHWLTCLRIPFESPVGKSKAYALCCTGGDYDRQTGTEKEQPVNHFFKKYYGPILTKTPTKVCVIFLYLGYLAAGIYGCFLLEQGIEMKHLAADDSYVITFYDEEKKYFSSYGPNIMVVVTEEFPYWDKCRRSELDRCMEDFNKLHFVNKDLYTSWLDYYVTFTQNTGQDVNNETVFKTNLPNFFNLLPEFEQDVNIVNGTIIASRFFVQTINIVNATMEITMFNELRDTAEYCKAAKLLVFHPMFIYLDQYTVIVSSTVQNVGVTAAVMLVISLILIPNPLCSLWVTFSIGSVITGVAGFMALWKVNLDSISMIILVVCIGFTVDFSAHISYSFVSSKKETANERAIDALSCLGYPILQGALSTIIGVLVLAGSKNHIFRTFFKIMFLVMVFGLLHGIVFIPVFLTWFSCSSNKRHDNRETCNEEYSIQSIRTTQTQIYATQNSNQWSGGMHDPDCP, from the exons ATGCCACGCTGTCGGACTGACTGCATTGAGAAGCCTTTCTCCAGGCTCTTTGAGAAGCTTGGGCATGTGGTGGGTTCTTCTCTTGAGTGGTTCATAATCATTCCTCTGCTCATGTCCATAGGCTTTGGAGGAGGCCTGTTTTTTCTCGCCGAGCTCGAGGATAATGACATAGAGACCCAGTTCACACCTATCGATGGATTATCGAAGACAGCTAGGCTTTTTGTGATGGAGAATTTCCCAAATAATGACTCCATGTTCTCAAGCCAAAGACTCTACACCGAAGGGAAGTACGCTGTAATGATCCTGTCTACTGAAAATGGAGGCAACATTCTCACAAAGAGTCCATTCGAAGAAGTCATTCGCATTAACAAAAAAGTGACTAGTCTTTCAGTGAAGGTTGGACAGAGGCAGGTAGGCTTCAAGGATCTGTGCACCACCATGGATGGAAAGTGTGTCAGCAATGCCATAGTAGACATCTCTGAAAATAACGCAGACAAAATTGGACAGATAAATATAACCTTTCCAGTGCACACTTTCAGAAACAAACCCATCTTCCTTGGCTCTGAACTTGGTGGTGTGAAAACATCTGGAAACAGGATTCAGAATGCCCAAGCAATCAGACTTTTCTATTTCTTAAAAAACGTCCCCAGTTCTAATGAGTGGCTGAAAGAATTCCATCAAGTTCTTTATGCTGAAGCAAACAGCAAGAAAATCAAG ATATCTCACTTTACCTCACTGTCCAGGCAGGAGGAGGTGCAGAAACACACTACTGATGGCCTCCCGTTTTTCTCCATCACCTATGTCCTTGCAATTGCGTTTTCCGTAATATCATGTATGCG ATTGGATAACGTGAGGAACAGGCTGTGGGTGGCGTTTGTGGGCGTCATTTCTGCTGGACTGGCCGTCATCAGCAGTTTTGGCCTGTTGCTGTACGCTGGAGTGCCGTTCGTCATAACCGTGGCTAACTCACCGTTCTTAATTCTGG GCATTGGTGTTGACGATATGTTCATCATGCTGGCCAAATGGCAGCAGACCAACGTCAGAGACAGTGTTGAGAAGCGAATGGCAGACACTTATAAAGAAGCCGCCATGTCCATCACCATCACGACGCTCACCAATGTGCTGGGCTTCTACATCGGCCTCATGAGTGACTTCGCATCCGTCCAGATCTTCTGCCTCTACACCAGCACAGCCATTATATTCTGTTTCCTGTACAACATCACCTTCTTTGGAGGCTTTCTGGCCCTCAATGGGAGGCGAGAAGCTGGGAACCGACACTGGCTGACCTGCCTGAGAATCCCATTTGAGAGTCCGGTGGGTAAATCCAAGGCGTACGCCCTCTGCTGCACAGGAGGAGACTATGACCGGCAGACTGGCACAGAGAAAGAGCAGCCAGTTAATCATTTCTTCAAAAAGTACTACGGCCCCATTCTTACCAAGACACCAACCAAGGTGTGTGTGATATTCCTGTATCTTGGGTATCTCGCTGCTGGGATTTACGGGTGCTTCCTTTTGGAACAGGGGATCGAAATGAAACATCTAGCAGCAGATGACTCCTACGTAATCACGTTTTATGATGAAGAGAAGAAGTACTTTTCTAGTTATGGCCCAAACATCATGGTGGTAGTGACTGAGGAGTTTCCGTACTGGGATAAGTGCAGAAGATCTGAGCTAGACCGCTGCATGGAAGACTTCAACAAGCTCCATTTTGTCAACAAGGATCTGTATACCTCTTGGCTTGACTATTATGTTACATTTACTCAAAACACAGGACAAGACGTAAACAATGAGACCGTTTTTAAAACCAATCTGCCAAACTTCTTCAACCTCCTACCTGAGTTTGAGCAAGATGTGAACATCGTGAACGGTACAATCATTGCCTCTCGTTTTTTTGTGCAGACTATAAACATCGTCAACGCTACTATGGAGATAACGATGTTTAATGAGCTTAGAGACACAGCTGAATACTGTAAAGCGGCAAAACTACTGGTGTTTCATCCCATGTTCATCTACTTAGACCAATACACCGTGATAGTGAGCAGCACTGTTCAGAACGTGGGTGTCACTGCAGCGGTCATGCTGGTCATCTCACTTATCTTGATCCCCAATcctctgtgctctctctgggTCACGTTCTCCATCGGCTCGGTCATCACCGGAGTTGCTGGCTTCATGGCATTATGGAAAGTCAATCTAGACTCCATTTCCATGATCATTCTGGTCGTGTGTATTGGTTTCACTGTTGACTTTTCAGCCCATATTTCCTACTCCTTTGTCTCCAGCAAGAAAGAAACCGCCAACGAGCGGGCTATCGACGCCTTGTCTTGTTTGGGGTATCCTATACTGCAAGGCGCTTTGTCCACCATAATAGGAGTCTTGGTGTTAGCTGGCTCCAAGAACCACATCTTTCGAACATTCTTTAAAATCATGTTTCTTGTCATGGTGTTTGGTTTGCTGCACGGCATTGTGTTCATCCCGGTCTTCCTCACGTGGTTTTCCTGCAGCTCGAACAAGCGTCATGACAATCGTGAGACGTGCAATGAGGAATACTCGATACAGAGTATAAGGACAACACAGACTCAAATATATGCCACTCAAAATTCTAACCAATGGTCAGGAGGAATGCATGACCCTGACTGTCCatga